AATTGTGTTGTTATTGATCATGGCCTTGGTCTGCAAACCTTGTATTCCCACTTGAGCCAAATTCGCGTCAAAGAGGGAGACCATGTCAATCGCGGTGATATCATCGGGAATACCGGCGTCACGGGTATGGCTGGCGGTGATCACCTTCACTTCGGTGTGCTTGTCCATGGTCTGCAAGTCCAACCCATTGAATGGTTCGATTTGCATTGGATCAAAGACAATGTCATCGGCAAAATCCCGAAAAATAAAGCACAACAATAATCTCCCCTCTTCACTAATACAAAACGGGAACGATTTTTCTGTATCGTTCCCGTTTTGTATTTCCTGCCTCATCACACCAAGAGTGAGAGGATAGAATTCCAATTCTAATTCGAAATAGCTTTAATGATCCATTGCCAAGCTACAATGGATTTGACTCGTTTATGGTCAGTCTCAAGATTTGAGAGTGAGCTGACAAGATGATTTTCCAAGCTGGCAAGATCATCAAATACTCTATTGTGAAAGTATGTTTCTTTTACTTCGTCCCATATATGCTCCACGGGGTTGAGTTCTGGAGAATATGGTGGTTGTATAATGAGTTTGATATTCCATGAAATGATCAAGGATGCGTTCATTCGGATAACGCGAACTCACTTCGTTCAGGAAGATTTGCATGCATGATGTATTGACATATGGAAGAACGAGGCTGTTT
Above is a window of Desulfovibrio inopinatus DSM 10711 DNA encoding:
- a CDS encoding transposase, which translates into the protein MNASLIISWNIKLIIQPPYSPELNPVEHIWDEVKETYFHNRVFDDLASLENHLVSSLSNLETDHKRVKSIVAWQWIIKAISN